From Echinicola soli, a single genomic window includes:
- a CDS encoding FecR family protein: MSMSFDPKDEADFLKHPLFIKWLSNSNEELDSYWHNWVEKHPEKKEMLVRAKDLAKSLSWKEQHPMPQEDFSRIKDNLLLYHVKQEQYKEIDNSHFRYPNRVIKWWLPMAAALVVMGFFMLSYFQIGQTEPSEDVPVSDWIVRKVPKGMKKVFRLPDGSQVTVNSDSEIRFPSSFGEVRTVKLDGQAFFEVVKNPGKPFIVQSGQLKTTVLGTSFDIGAYPEDEGFHVAVVTGKVKVATDNGVSATVFPDEATFFDLRDLSLTKGTYDYDQLIGWKERILKFREESYKQVFDRLSRWYNVEFELAAGVKFPGKYSGEFKNESLENVLKGMEYSLNFDYEMKNGKVNISNK, from the coding sequence ATGTCAATGAGCTTTGACCCAAAAGATGAAGCAGACTTTTTAAAGCATCCGCTTTTCATAAAGTGGTTATCCAATTCCAATGAAGAATTGGACAGCTATTGGCATAATTGGGTGGAAAAGCATCCTGAAAAAAAAGAAATGCTCGTAAGGGCCAAGGATTTGGCCAAGTCTCTTTCATGGAAGGAGCAGCACCCAATGCCGCAGGAGGACTTCAGCCGGATCAAAGACAACCTGCTCCTATATCACGTTAAACAAGAGCAGTATAAGGAAATCGATAACAGTCATTTCAGGTATCCAAACCGGGTGATAAAATGGTGGCTGCCCATGGCTGCGGCACTGGTGGTGATGGGCTTTTTTATGTTGAGCTATTTCCAGATAGGACAAACGGAGCCAAGTGAAGATGTCCCGGTCTCGGATTGGATTGTGAGGAAAGTCCCCAAGGGAATGAAAAAGGTATTTCGACTGCCTGATGGTTCCCAAGTGACGGTAAATTCGGACAGTGAGATCCGGTTTCCTTCCAGTTTCGGAGAAGTGCGCACGGTGAAGTTGGATGGCCAAGCATTTTTTGAAGTGGTCAAGAATCCTGGTAAGCCTTTTATAGTACAAAGTGGCCAATTGAAAACCACTGTACTGGGGACCTCCTTTGACATTGGGGCATATCCAGAAGACGAAGGCTTTCATGTGGCGGTAGTGACCGGAAAGGTAAAAGTAGCCACTGACAATGGTGTATCGGCCACAGTATTTCCTGATGAAGCGACCTTTTTTGATTTGAGAGACCTGTCTCTCACGAAAGGAACGTATGATTATGATCAGCTGATCGGCTGGAAAGAGCGTATCCTGAAGTTTCGGGAAGAATCCTATAAGCAGGTTTTTGACCGTCTTTCAAGGTGGTACAATGTGGAGTTTGAATTGGCGGCAGGAGTGAAGTTTCCTGGGAAATATAGCGGAGAATTTAAAAATGAAAGCTTGGAAAATGTATTAAAAGGCATGGAATACTCATTGAATTTTGATTATGAAATGAAAAATGGAAAAGTAAATATCAGCAATAAGTAA
- a CDS encoding RNA polymerase sigma factor: protein MANSRSSDTELLRLMASHNDQRAFNTIFDHYWDELYHLAIMKSKCPDLAQDLTQEVFINLWKYRKTIQVKSTFSAYLATMLKYGFFKHLAKQGKESTKGDFLEEPYHEEHGFSIMEFNELYHKISKITTSLPPRCKAIFEMSSFQQMSVEEIATNFKISTSTVRNQLARAREVFREQLTEDVTLIVLLAIFFH from the coding sequence ATGGCAAACAGCAGGTCAAGTGATACCGAACTTTTACGATTGATGGCATCACATAATGATCAAAGGGCTTTTAATACCATCTTTGATCATTATTGGGATGAGCTATACCATCTTGCTATTATGAAGTCCAAATGCCCCGATTTGGCACAGGACCTGACCCAGGAGGTTTTTATCAACCTTTGGAAATATAGAAAGACCATCCAGGTTAAATCTACATTCAGTGCTTACCTGGCCACTATGCTCAAATACGGTTTCTTTAAACACTTGGCAAAACAAGGTAAGGAAAGCACAAAGGGTGATTTTTTGGAAGAACCGTACCATGAAGAACATGGCTTTTCGATCATGGAATTTAATGAGCTTTATCATAAAATTAGTAAAATCACCACCTCCCTTCCTCCACGGTGCAAGGCAATTTTTGAAATGAGCAGCTTCCAGCAAATGTCAGTGGAGGAAATTGCCACTAACTTCAAGATCTCCACTTCCACCGTCCGTAACCAACTGGCAAGAGCCCGTGAAGTGTTTAGAGAACAACTGACAGAAGATGTCACTTTGATTGTCCTGCTGGCCATCTTCTTTCATTAG
- a CDS encoding circularly permuted type 2 ATP-grasp protein yields MDLSNYQCTGLYDEMFQEDGSCRPHYRPFEKLLIKTHPKKLKQLQFSANKTQLAMGMTFNVYHNEEGLEKILHLDIIPRIIPNTEWLQLEAGLKQRINALNHFIQDIYNDQNILNDGIVPRDLIENSKDFLKPCMGVTPPKGIWCHITGTDLIRDKNGEYFVLEDNLRCPSGVSYMLESREIIKKAFPNVLNKSGVMPVSNYPARLLEMLQHLSDKEKPVVGVLTPGIYNSAYYEHSYLALQMGAELVTGEDLIVKDKKVYMQTTKGFEPIDVIYRRIDDTFLDPLVFNPDSMLGVTGIFEAFKAGNIALANAPGTGVADDKAVYAYVPDIIKYYLNEEPILKNVPTYLCRRPEERQYVLDHIEELVVKETNAAGGYGMLIGPKATPEEHEKFRKLITDNPSNYIAQPTLSLSTVPTLIEDTVECRHVDLRPYILYGDQIDVVPGALSRVALKKGSLVVNSSQGGGSKDTWVLY; encoded by the coding sequence ATGGATTTAAGCAATTACCAATGTACGGGGCTTTATGATGAGATGTTTCAGGAAGATGGTTCCTGTAGACCCCATTATCGTCCTTTTGAAAAACTTCTAATCAAGACCCACCCCAAAAAACTCAAGCAGCTGCAGTTCTCAGCGAACAAGACACAGCTGGCCATGGGTATGACTTTTAATGTCTATCACAATGAAGAAGGACTTGAAAAAATCCTTCATCTAGACATCATCCCCAGAATCATCCCAAACACGGAATGGCTCCAGCTGGAAGCGGGTCTGAAACAGCGCATCAATGCTCTGAATCACTTCATTCAGGACATTTACAATGATCAGAACATTCTTAATGATGGCATCGTGCCACGAGATCTTATCGAGAACAGCAAGGACTTCTTGAAACCTTGTATGGGTGTTACACCACCAAAGGGAATTTGGTGCCACATAACCGGCACAGACCTGATCCGTGACAAGAACGGGGAGTACTTTGTACTGGAAGACAACCTTCGGTGCCCTTCTGGGGTTTCCTACATGCTGGAAAGCCGGGAAATCATCAAAAAGGCATTTCCCAATGTTCTGAACAAGTCCGGGGTAATGCCCGTCTCCAACTACCCGGCCCGTCTGCTGGAAATGCTGCAGCACCTGAGTGACAAGGAAAAACCGGTGGTGGGTGTATTGACCCCCGGGATCTACAATTCTGCCTATTATGAGCATTCGTACCTGGCCTTGCAGATGGGCGCGGAACTGGTCACTGGTGAAGACCTGATCGTAAAGGACAAAAAAGTTTATATGCAGACCACCAAGGGCTTTGAGCCCATCGATGTGATCTACCGTAGAATAGACGATACTTTTTTGGATCCGCTCGTTTTTAATCCTGACAGCATGTTAGGGGTCACCGGGATCTTTGAAGCCTTCAAAGCAGGAAATATCGCCCTGGCCAATGCTCCGGGAACAGGCGTAGCCGATGATAAGGCCGTTTACGCTTATGTGCCCGATATTATCAAGTATTACCTGAATGAGGAGCCCATCCTGAAAAATGTGCCCACTTACTTGTGCAGAAGACCCGAAGAGCGACAGTACGTGCTGGACCATATCGAAGAGCTAGTGGTAAAAGAAACGAACGCTGCCGGCGGTTACGGTATGCTGATCGGTCCCAAGGCAACTCCTGAGGAACACGAAAAATTCAGAAAACTCATCACTGACAATCCATCCAACTATATAGCACAGCCCACCCTGTCGCTGTCCACCGTCCCCACACTGATCGAAGACACCGTGGAGTGCAGGCACGTGGACCTACGTCCTTATATTCTCTACGGCGATCAAATCGACGTAGTGCCAGGGGCACTGTCCAGAGTAGCCTTAAAAAAGGGATCCCTGGTGGTAAACAGTTCACAGGGAGGTGGAAGCAAAGATACTTGGGTACTTTATTAA
- a CDS encoding RNA polymerase sigma factor: MKEALAASNKHPMGETIEDKSSESALWVAFLQGSDSALAKIFEQYAHKLFNYGRQFTKDTEIINDAVQDVFYQVIRSKHKLGMAQSIKYYLFSSFRRRLLRLIKQRKRVVLGDDFEKTHGFQLRVDPDYHSISTQFTVDQRKILEEACNRLPVRQREILALYFFEGLSYKEIAHIMEFSQVKSARKLLYRTLDSLHGMLEKHKDILRMFFVFVS; the protein is encoded by the coding sequence ATGAAGGAAGCTCTTGCAGCTTCTAATAAGCATCCAATGGGTGAAACCATTGAGGATAAATCTTCTGAGTCCGCACTGTGGGTGGCTTTTCTGCAGGGAAGTGATTCGGCACTGGCGAAGATTTTTGAGCAATATGCCCATAAACTTTTTAACTATGGGAGACAGTTTACCAAAGACACCGAAATCATCAATGATGCCGTCCAAGATGTGTTTTACCAGGTTATTAGGAGTAAGCACAAACTGGGAATGGCCCAATCTATAAAATATTACCTTTTTAGTAGCTTTAGAAGAAGGCTTTTACGATTGATCAAGCAGCGAAAACGCGTGGTGCTGGGTGACGATTTTGAGAAAACACATGGGTTTCAACTGCGTGTGGATCCTGATTACCATTCCATTAGCACCCAATTCACCGTGGACCAACGAAAAATCCTGGAGGAGGCTTGTAATCGACTTCCCGTAAGACAGCGGGAGATTTTGGCCCTGTATTTTTTCGAAGGGCTTTCATATAAGGAAATTGCCCATATCATGGAGTTTTCCCAGGTTAAATCTGCCCGAAAATTACTTTATAGAACGCTGGACAGCCTGCATGGTATGTTGGAGAAGCACAAAGATATCCTTCGAATGTTTTTCGTATTTGTGAGTTAG
- a CDS encoding peptidase, with product MTFCLGIKTKHGIVGLSDTRITSGNETTTSKKVYVVNKNKHTFFVMTSGLRSVRDKAITYFTEVIEQQDDKFNKLYKTVNELGNQIKRVAKEDKEYLENSGLDFNLHAIIGGQLQDDAEPMLYLLYPQGNWIEIKSGTPFVIIGNTGFGNPVLRRSITYDESLEFAMKSAFLAFDATRISANDVDFPIDTVTLENHGFYIKEHRFEQNELIHISEFWNSRLKNAVSELPADVLNQAFQANEYPIDEH from the coding sequence ATGACCTTTTGCTTAGGTATAAAAACGAAACATGGAATCGTGGGACTTTCTGACACCCGCATCACCTCTGGAAATGAAACCACTACGTCTAAAAAAGTATATGTAGTCAACAAGAACAAACATACTTTCTTCGTGATGACTTCCGGTCTTCGATCGGTACGTGACAAGGCCATCACTTACTTTACTGAAGTCATCGAGCAGCAGGATGATAAGTTCAACAAGCTCTATAAAACCGTGAATGAGCTGGGCAACCAAATAAAACGGGTAGCAAAAGAGGACAAAGAATACCTGGAAAATTCTGGACTTGACTTTAACCTTCACGCTATCATCGGTGGCCAGCTTCAGGACGACGCAGAACCAATGCTATACCTACTCTATCCGCAAGGAAACTGGATAGAGATCAAAAGCGGTACCCCTTTTGTGATCATAGGTAATACAGGCTTTGGCAACCCTGTGCTGCGCAGATCGATCACGTATGATGAGAGCCTGGAATTTGCAATGAAAAGTGCCTTTCTGGCTTTCGATGCTACCAGAATATCCGCTAATGATGTGGACTTCCCCATTGATACGGTAACATTAGAAAACCATGGGTTTTATATCAAAGAACACCGCTTCGAACAAAATGAACTGATACATATCTCAGAATTCTGGAATAGCAGGCTAAAAAACGCTGTTTCCGAGCTCCCTGCTGACGTGTTAAACCAAGCCTTTCAGGCTAACGAATACCCAATAGATGAACACTGA
- a CDS encoding transglutaminase family protein, giving the protein MNTEKRLQIHHKTCYTYGGKVKLNPQKILLSPSIRRYFQVHSVNTSFSPTPEGINQRLDMEGNLFQQVWFDQEVEKFEINTQMELTVFPVNPFEFIIDKSFENRNEAGELTFCYDEEKRFYLHPFLANATTTNISDLAHQFKRDSINAVDFLVKITAHIHGLCSHIIREDPGIWPSEKTLSEKQGSCRDLAWLLISILRGEGIASRFVSGYAYNPDLEENHELHAWVEAYCPGAGWIGLDPSLGLLTGVGYIPLAASYLPHLTLPVNGSYVGNFSSTLESSVEIKEI; this is encoded by the coding sequence ATGAACACTGAAAAGCGTCTGCAAATCCATCATAAGACCTGTTACACGTATGGAGGAAAGGTAAAACTCAATCCACAGAAGATTTTACTTTCTCCTTCGATCAGGAGGTACTTTCAGGTACATTCAGTAAACACCAGTTTTTCGCCAACCCCAGAGGGAATAAATCAGCGGCTGGATATGGAAGGAAATTTGTTTCAGCAGGTCTGGTTTGATCAGGAAGTGGAAAAATTTGAGATCAACACCCAAATGGAACTGACTGTTTTTCCCGTAAATCCTTTTGAATTTATCATCGATAAGAGTTTTGAAAACCGAAATGAAGCAGGCGAATTAACCTTTTGCTATGATGAGGAAAAGCGATTTTACCTGCATCCGTTTTTAGCCAATGCCACCACTACCAACATCAGTGACCTTGCCCACCAGTTCAAGCGAGACAGTATAAATGCGGTAGATTTTCTCGTAAAAATCACTGCCCATATTCATGGCTTGTGCAGCCATATCATCCGAGAGGATCCGGGGATCTGGCCCTCTGAAAAGACGCTTTCAGAAAAGCAAGGTTCTTGCCGCGACTTGGCATGGCTCCTTATCTCCATTCTCAGAGGAGAAGGAATCGCCAGCAGGTTTGTCAGTGGCTATGCCTACAACCCCGATCTTGAAGAAAATCACGAGCTACACGCTTGGGTAGAAGCATATTGCCCAGGTGCCGGGTGGATCGGGCTTGACCCAAGCTTAGGACTACTGACTGGCGTGGGCTATATCCCATTGGCTGCCAGTTATCTCCCACACCTGACCTTACCAGTAAATGGTTCCTATGTCGGCAACTTTTCTTCAACCCTAGAAAGTAGTGTCGAGATAAAAGAGATTTAG
- a CDS encoding alpha-E domain-containing protein, which translates to MLSRVANSIYWLGRYLERAENYARFIDVNFNLMLDLPPGMKAQWEPLILATGDLELYSKTHEDFDRRSVIHFMTLDKSNPNSILSTVTYARENARIIRENLSKETWEKINELYHVLNQTTERKIWDKKDPRSFFEHIKHSTQLLYGLADSTVARTEGWYFRTLGMYLERADKTSRILDVKYHMLLPTPQEVGSPLDFLHWTALLKSVSAFNTYRRMYGIIDAGGVLEFLIFNRQFPRSVYFCLKEAEDCLHMISDSKTHEFKNGAEKELGALRSKLAFSDINDIINGGLHESIDEIQQKINIISTEIQLNFFQIRQTPFTQNQQ; encoded by the coding sequence ATGTTAAGTCGCGTTGCAAATTCTATTTACTGGCTGGGAAGATACCTGGAGCGGGCGGAAAATTATGCCCGTTTTATTGATGTTAACTTTAACCTTATGCTTGACTTGCCTCCCGGGATGAAAGCCCAATGGGAGCCACTGATTCTGGCCACGGGTGACTTGGAACTCTACTCCAAAACACATGAGGACTTTGACAGGCGGTCGGTGATCCACTTTATGACACTGGACAAATCCAACCCCAATTCCATCCTTAGTACGGTCACCTATGCGCGGGAAAATGCCCGTATCATCCGTGAAAACCTCAGTAAGGAAACCTGGGAAAAGATCAATGAACTCTACCATGTTCTGAACCAGACCACTGAACGGAAAATATGGGACAAAAAAGATCCCAGAAGCTTCTTTGAACACATCAAGCACAGCACCCAATTACTCTATGGACTGGCAGACAGTACCGTGGCACGGACAGAAGGCTGGTATTTCAGAACGCTGGGAATGTACCTCGAAAGGGCGGACAAGACCAGCCGGATACTGGATGTCAAGTATCATATGCTGCTTCCCACCCCACAGGAAGTGGGAAGCCCCTTGGATTTTCTCCATTGGACTGCACTGCTGAAATCCGTCTCCGCATTCAATACCTATCGCCGTATGTACGGCATCATCGATGCAGGCGGGGTCCTTGAATTCCTAATATTCAACAGACAGTTTCCCCGCTCTGTTTACTTCTGCCTCAAAGAAGCGGAAGACTGTCTACACATGATTTCAGATTCCAAAACCCACGAATTTAAAAACGGTGCCGAAAAAGAACTGGGTGCATTACGATCAAAACTGGCATTTAGTGATATTAACGATATCATCAATGGTGGTCTGCATGAATCCATCGATGAAATTCAACAAAAAATAAATATAATTTCAACAGAAATTCAGTTAAATTTCTTCCAGATAAGACAAACGCCCTTTACTCAAAACCAACAATAA
- a CDS encoding FecR family protein, whose protein sequence is MTVHQYWKKLIDKLFSKTIEADELQELNQWYDEKQKDAPSLTEAELVERKQKAWKYIQTNTSIKKTDHSPNRRWITWSGSIKIAASLFVATIIGLQYWAQDEEIIPPAKTITVTNKRGQVSSFILPDSSKVWLSTGSTFSYPERFDSIRNVELIGEAYFEVKRNPAKPFVVQSAGLRTTVLGTSFNISAYPEESPSVSVLTGKVQVAENHTNGRKINLIKNQQTHWEIEKGFTPALPFIPEAVLKWQKGILIFENASLEEVVNEFSKWFNTDIKLHGAMDSSCKFTGEFKNTSLKNALEIIQYALKINYTLNENEVIITAHNCIRQ, encoded by the coding sequence ATGACCGTTCACCAATACTGGAAAAAACTCATTGATAAACTCTTCAGCAAAACCATTGAAGCGGATGAACTGCAAGAGCTGAACCAATGGTATGATGAAAAACAAAAGGATGCACCTTCCCTAACGGAGGCCGAGCTGGTGGAGCGAAAACAAAAAGCCTGGAAATACATCCAGACAAATACATCCATTAAGAAAACAGATCATTCACCGAACAGGCGCTGGATCACATGGTCTGGTAGCATAAAAATAGCCGCCAGCTTGTTTGTGGCCACGATCATAGGCTTACAGTATTGGGCACAGGACGAGGAAATTATTCCCCCAGCTAAAACGATCACGGTCACCAATAAACGGGGACAAGTCAGTAGCTTCATCCTTCCTGACAGTTCTAAGGTTTGGCTAAGCACAGGCTCTACCTTTTCGTATCCAGAGCGGTTCGACAGCATTCGAAATGTCGAGCTTATCGGAGAAGCTTATTTTGAAGTCAAAAGAAATCCTGCCAAACCATTTGTAGTTCAGTCAGCGGGGCTAAGGACGACAGTACTAGGAACCTCTTTTAACATCAGTGCCTATCCAGAGGAAAGCCCAAGTGTTTCAGTGCTCACCGGAAAAGTACAGGTAGCTGAAAATCATACCAATGGCCGAAAAATAAATTTGATCAAAAACCAGCAAACCCACTGGGAGATCGAAAAGGGCTTCACTCCCGCCCTGCCTTTTATTCCTGAAGCTGTTTTGAAATGGCAAAAAGGCATTTTGATTTTCGAAAATGCCTCCTTGGAAGAAGTAGTCAATGAATTTTCCAAGTGGTTTAACACCGACATCAAGCTTCATGGTGCCATGGACAGTTCCTGTAAGTTTACAGGTGAATTTAAAAACACGTCCCTGAAAAATGCTCTGGAAATCATCCAATATGCATTAAAAATCAACTATACCCTTAATGAAAATGAAGTAATCATCACTGCACATAATTGCATAAGGCAATAA
- a CDS encoding SusC/RagA family TonB-linked outer membrane protein — protein sequence MKKKLLRIVLKSTANLLIIGTLMYCLSNFALAHETKAQHMGETRIELSTSKMELWQFFSQVEAQSSFRFHYNAFLSDVETMVSLSGSSDLETLLYEVAKQTDLSFKQVNEDIAVRKLRKSKESKAVVVNIEISGTVTDVDTGEPIVGASVFIEGSGIGIATDLDGNWTLDIPEDLMGKTITASYLSYQTATATIGQASINFSLKSNELDEIVVVGYGTQKKVNLTGAVDQVTGEVFENRPVPNIAQGLQGAIPNLNINIQDGKPTQSPSFNIRGTTSIGQGGNALVLIDGVEGDPSMINPSDIESISVLKDASASSIYGARGAFGVILITTKSPSKDKMSLSYTTNWSIKSPTVVPDLVTDGYTWASMFNEAWTAWNDYSQTPQNANKTLPFSQEYLAELKRRSEDPSLPDIETGPNGEYIYYGSTDYYGELYKKSLLAMEHNLSLSGSNGKTGYYITGRYFDQEGLFRYNADDFKMYNFRAKGSLEMTDWLTVENNTEYSFRQYHNPLNVGEGGSIWRNIADEGHPLAPMLNPDGTLSYSAAYTIGDYYYGKNGIDTERSIIKNITSFNSQFFDNTFRVRGNFTFQDIQNDEQRIRVPVPYSRSEGVIEYVGTNTNDIRNQRAETRYMATNIYAEYEPKLQGLHSVKGLVGYNFETSTYNSLTAQRNGLIYEDAQDINLALGQSITTNGGWDRWDIQGGFFRVNYNYAGKYLLEVNGRYDGSSKFPEDQRYAFFPSFSAGWRVSDESFFNVPETAISDFKIRGSYGSLGNGNINSYAFQELFSISQSGRVLNGVKPQYTNQPGVLPDGLTWETSTTANIGIDLGMLSNRLTFTGDAYIRNTTDMFTVGKSLPAVFGTVVPKGNYADLRTKGWEFVIAWRDQINVASKPLNYNVKFFMADYNSTITKYNNENKQLTDYYEGMKVGEIWGYVTEGLFESMEDINSHADQNYIQSSTSRTTLPGDIKFQDLNNDGVINKGLNTVANPGDQKIIGNSAPRYTYGFNIDLSWNNFFLNTFFQGVAKRDWWPGGEAGLFWGQYNRPYNDVPKSMLGNIWSEDNPDAYFPRYRGYTSIGNNRSLSSVQTRYLQSIAYLRMKNIQIGYNLPKHVASKYKMSAARVYLSGENLLTWSPLYKVTKNLDVENTGPSDLVLTSGTSGNGNNYPILKSVTLGLSITF from the coding sequence ATGAAAAAAAAACTACTTCGCATTGTTTTGAAGTCAACAGCGAACTTATTAATCATCGGTACCCTCATGTATTGCCTCAGCAATTTTGCTTTGGCCCACGAGACCAAGGCCCAGCACATGGGCGAAACGCGAATCGAGCTTTCCACCAGCAAGATGGAGCTTTGGCAATTCTTCTCCCAAGTAGAAGCCCAAAGTAGTTTCAGGTTCCACTATAATGCCTTCTTGTCAGATGTGGAGACCATGGTGTCGTTAAGTGGCTCATCAGACTTGGAAACCCTGCTTTATGAAGTCGCCAAACAAACTGACCTCAGTTTTAAGCAAGTCAATGAAGATATTGCTGTAAGAAAATTGAGAAAAAGTAAGGAGAGTAAGGCAGTGGTCGTGAACATTGAGATATCAGGAACCGTGACCGATGTGGATACTGGAGAACCCATCGTCGGCGCATCGGTCTTCATCGAGGGTTCTGGTATTGGAATAGCCACTGACTTGGATGGTAACTGGACCTTGGATATTCCAGAAGACCTAATGGGAAAAACCATCACAGCCAGTTACCTGAGCTATCAAACGGCCACTGCCACCATCGGCCAAGCATCAATCAATTTCAGCCTAAAATCCAATGAGCTTGACGAAATCGTGGTCGTGGGCTATGGCACCCAGAAAAAAGTAAACCTCACAGGCGCTGTGGACCAAGTCACTGGAGAGGTATTCGAAAACCGGCCCGTTCCCAACATTGCCCAAGGGCTACAGGGAGCAATTCCGAACTTGAACATCAACATCCAAGATGGAAAACCTACCCAATCACCGTCCTTTAACATTCGTGGAACGACCTCCATCGGCCAAGGCGGCAATGCGTTGGTGCTGATCGATGGTGTAGAAGGCGATCCATCCATGATCAACCCTTCGGATATTGAGAGCATTTCCGTTCTTAAGGATGCTTCGGCCTCTTCTATTTATGGTGCCAGAGGTGCTTTTGGGGTGATCCTCATCACCACCAAATCTCCCTCCAAGGACAAGATGTCCCTTTCCTACACCACCAACTGGTCCATTAAGTCCCCCACGGTAGTTCCTGATCTGGTTACCGACGGCTATACCTGGGCCAGCATGTTCAACGAAGCGTGGACGGCATGGAACGATTACTCACAAACACCCCAAAATGCCAATAAAACGCTTCCTTTCTCACAGGAATATTTAGCGGAATTAAAGCGAAGATCTGAAGACCCAAGCTTACCAGATATCGAAACCGGGCCAAATGGTGAATATATCTACTATGGCAGCACGGATTATTACGGAGAATTGTACAAAAAGAGCCTCTTGGCCATGGAACATAACCTTTCCCTTTCCGGCAGCAATGGTAAAACGGGTTATTACATCACGGGAAGGTACTTTGACCAAGAAGGTCTGTTCCGCTACAATGCTGATGATTTCAAAATGTACAATTTCAGGGCAAAAGGTTCTTTGGAAATGACCGACTGGCTGACTGTAGAGAATAATACCGAGTATTCCTTCAGGCAATATCACAACCCGCTTAACGTCGGCGAAGGCGGAAGTATCTGGCGGAACATTGCTGATGAAGGCCATCCTTTAGCTCCTATGCTAAATCCTGACGGTACACTCTCCTATTCTGCAGCTTACACCATTGGGGATTATTACTATGGTAAAAATGGTATTGACACTGAGCGAAGCATCATCAAAAACATCACTAGCTTCAATTCCCAGTTCTTTGACAATACCTTCCGTGTTCGGGGAAATTTCACTTTCCAAGATATCCAAAACGACGAACAGCGAATCCGGGTGCCAGTACCTTACAGCAGAAGTGAAGGGGTCATTGAATATGTCGGCACCAACACCAACGACATCCGAAACCAACGTGCGGAAACACGCTATATGGCCACCAACATCTATGCTGAATACGAGCCAAAACTGCAAGGGCTACACAGTGTAAAAGGCTTGGTAGGCTATAACTTCGAGACCTCTACTTATAACAGCCTCACGGCCCAAAGAAACGGTCTAATCTACGAAGACGCCCAAGATATCAACCTTGCCCTTGGCCAATCCATCACCACCAACGGTGGCTGGGACAGATGGGATATCCAAGGAGGTTTCTTCAGGGTTAACTATAATTATGCAGGCAAGTACCTTTTGGAAGTAAACGGCCGTTATGATGGCTCTTCCAAATTTCCCGAGGATCAGCGTTATGCCTTCTTTCCTTCCTTCTCAGCAGGCTGGAGGGTATCTGACGAATCTTTCTTCAATGTACCTGAAACCGCAATTTCAGATTTTAAGATTCGTGGTTCCTATGGTTCACTAGGAAATGGCAATATCAATTCTTACGCCTTCCAAGAGTTGTTTTCAATCTCCCAATCGGGCAGAGTACTCAATGGCGTCAAGCCGCAATACACTAATCAGCCCGGTGTACTCCCCGATGGCTTGACCTGGGAAACCTCCACTACTGCTAATATCGGTATCGACTTGGGCATGTTAAGTAACCGTTTGACATTTACGGGTGACGCCTACATTAGAAATACCACGGACATGTTTACGGTGGGCAAGTCCTTGCCTGCAGTGTTTGGAACAGTGGTACCAAAAGGAAATTACGCTGACTTGCGCACTAAAGGGTGGGAATTTGTCATTGCATGGAGGGATCAAATCAATGTTGCCTCCAAACCCCTTAATTACAACGTGAAGTTCTTTATGGCGGATTATAACTCCACTATCACCAAATATAATAATGAAAACAAACAGCTCACCGACTATTATGAAGGCATGAAAGTAGGTGAAATTTGGGGGTATGTCACCGAAGGACTGTTTGAATCCATGGAAGACATCAATTCCCATGCTGACCAAAACTATATTCAATCCTCCACAAGCCGAACCACACTGCCAGGGGACATTAAATTCCAAGACCTGAACAATGACGGTGTGATCAACAAGGGCCTTAACACCGTAGCCAATCCCGGCGACCAAAAAATCATCGGTAACTCCGCTCCTCGCTACACCTATGGATTTAACATTGACCTGAGTTGGAACAACTTTTTCCTTAACACCTTCTTCCAAGGCGTAGCCAAGAGAGATTGGTGGCCAGGTGGAGAAGCTGGATTATTCTGGGGCCAATACAACCGTCCGTACAACGACGTGCCAAAATCCATGCTGGGCAATATCTGGTCAGAGGATAATCCGGATGCTTATTTCCCAAGATACCGCGGCTATACCTCCATCGGTAACAATCGCTCATTATCATCTGTACAGACCAGGTATTTGCAAAGCATAGCTTACCTGAGGATGAAAAACATCCAGATCGGTTATAACCTTCCCAAGCATGTCGCTTCTAAATACAAGATGAGCGCAGCCCGGGTTTATCTCTCTGGTGAAAACCTGTTGACCTGGTCGCCACTTTACAAGGTCACCAAAAACCTGGATGTAGAAAACACCGGCCCGTCTGATCTCGTCCTTACCTCCGGTACTTCTGGCAACGGAAACAACTACCCTATTCTTAAGAGTGTTACCCTTGGACTATCTATTACCTTCTAA